Genomic segment of Gemmatimonadota bacterium:
GACGAAGCCCTGTCCGGCCTTGACGTCGAAAGCGAAGCCGACCTCCGCCAGACCTTGTCCGCGGTGATGCAAGGCTGCACGACCCTGGTCGTGACCCATCGGTTGAGCTCCCTCCACGCCGACGATGCGGTTGTCGTGCTCANNNNNNNNNNNNNNNNNNNNNNNNNNNNNNNNNNNNNNNCGCGACTCATCTGTTGGAGATAGGTCCGGGCGGCTTCCGGCGTCAGGTCCGGGTGGCGCTCGGCCCGGAGGGCGAGGGCTGCGGCAATATGCGCCGAGGCAAAACTATGGCCGTAAAAGTTCTGCGTCTGGGCCGGGCCGGGCAGGGGGCGCGGATAGGGATGGGCGCGAAAGGGAACCGGGCTGTCTGTGAGGGCGCGGTATTCGTCCCAGGCGCAGCTTTCATCCGCGGCCACGCCTATGACGCCGGGTAAGGTTGCGGGTAACACATCCGAGCGGTCCGGGGGAGAAGACGCAATCAGGATGAGGTTTGCTTCTTGTGCCTGGGCGACGAGCGTCGAGAGCGGCTGGCGATGCTGCGCGTTAATCAGCCCCAGACTCAGACTGATGCTTTTCATGCGCTGTCCAATGGCCCAGCCCAAGGCCGCTTCCAGGACCGGAAACGCAGTGGCCAGATGGTCGGTAAAAATCTTGACCGCGTAGAGTTCAGACTGCGGGGCTTTGGCACGGACCACGCCGGCGAGGGCGGTTCCGTGCCCGATGTGATCGGGGTACTCCGGGCTGGTCTGGACCGCGTTCTCATCGTTCAGGAAAAAATGGATACCACCCGCAACGTTGCCAACATGCGAATGCTGGGCGTTCACCCCGCTGTCGATAAGCGCGACTTTGACTCCCGCTCCTGTCGGCGCGCTGTCCTGACCCATGTCCCTGCTCCCTGCTCGCAAAGCATACCATATATATCTGCTTATACGAGGGAGAAGACGGTATCTACAACTCCGGTTCTTTCTATTTGACTCTCACTCCGAGAGGTATAGAATCCGGCTATTGCGTCAGAGATGGAGTCCAGTGTTTCAGCCTGGAGGAGAGGACGGGTATGACGACCGGAAAGACATGGAAACGGATGAGAAGGCACATCTGGGGGTTGCTCGTGTTGGCGGGGCTCGTTGGCCCGACCCACGCCGTCAAGGCCGCAGAACACCAGGCGACACTTTCCGCCCGAGAAACGTTGGTGATCCGCTGTATACGTTGCCACGCGCCGCAAGGAGACAATGGCAAGCTTGACGCGATTGAAGCCCAGCGCAAGTCACCCGAAGGCTGGAGCATGACGCTCAGCCGTATGGTCCGAACGCACGGGGTCGAATTGCAGGACGGAGATGCCCGCATTCTGGTCAAATATCTGAGCGATAACTACGGGCTGGCTCCCAAAGAAGTCGAGCCCTATCGCTTTATTCTCGAACAGCGTAATACCCGCACCACGCAGGACGTGCCCAAGCCTCTCCAGGCCGGCTGTATCCAGTGCCATACCTACGCGCGGATCGCCTTGCAGCGTCGGACGCAGGACTCGTGGGAGCGGCTGCCGGACGCCAAGGTCGCACTCATGGCGAATGTCGGCAGTGAGACCGCATCTGCCGGCCCGTTGNNNNNNNNNNAAGCCTGGACGGCCTGGCAGGCGGCCAAAAAGCCGAGCTATGCCGGAACCTGGCTGGTGGTTGGTCACGATCCCGGACGCGGTGGGGATTACACCGGACAACTCACGCTGACCGCCGGGGAGGACGATCAATACACCGGCACGTTTTCCTATACATTTGCCGACGGCTCTCGGATGGAGGGCTCCACGACCGGGACGATATACACCGGCTTCCAATGGCGCGGCGTTGCCCAAGCCAAGGAGAGCGGCCCGGCCGGTCGGGAGATGCGGCAGCGCGAAATCCTTTTTGCGTCTGAAGATGGCAACACCCTGACCGGCCGGCGCTTGCTGACCAACCTCGGCGACCTGGGCATGGATGAAACCTGGTATCGCAGCCAGGGCCAGTGACTGCTGCTGACGGTCAGTCCGGCCATGATCCAAACCGGCTCCCCCCAGACAGTAAACATTTTCGGGATGGGCTTCTCCGGGGATACGCTGTCGGCGGATAAATTTTCTTTTGGCGAAGGTGTGGGGGTGTTGTCCCTGCGGCTCGATGGCAACCAGACGATTGTGGCGGAAGTCTTTGCCAAGGCCGGCGTGGCAGAAGGGCCGCGCACGGTCTCCATTCAAGGTGTGGCGGGAACGGGGCAGGTCGCGGTCTACGAGGCGGTCGGTTACAGCCGCATCACGCCGGAACGGGGCTTCGCCCGGCCTGGCGGCATTCGGACGCCGAAAATTTTTCAGCAGTACGAAGTGGTCGGCTACGCCAACGGTCCGGATAATGCCAAGGGTACGGACGACGATGTCAAGCTGGGACGGATCGGCCCGGTCAAATGGAATCTGGAAGAATATGTGAAACGCCCGAACGACGACGATATTCAGTATGTCGGCGCGGTCGATCAGACCGGCCTGTTTCACCCCAACGAGGATGGGCCGAATCCCAAACGCCACCTGATGGAAGGCAACGTAGGCGATGTCTGGGTGGAAGCCTGGTATACGCCCGAGGGTGCGAAACGGCCTATGGGGGCGCGCGCCCACCTGCTGGTGATGCCGGCCAAGTTTATCTTTCCACCGATTGAATAGCATGCTACAGAGCATGTGAGGGGAGAGCGATATGGAACTGCACTTCCGTGCGGAAAACGCCCACGCCATAACGGAGGGCAACCAGAACATTCTGGTCGCGGCCAAAAGCATGTCCATGTTTGTCATGGACCCAGTCTCCCAGGCCGTCC
This window contains:
- a CDS encoding S8 family serine peptidase; the protein is MGQDSAPTGAGVKVALIDSGVNAQHSHVGNVAGGIHFFLNDENAVQTSPEYPDHIGHGTALAGVVRAKAPQSELYAVKIFTDHLATAFPVLEAALGWAIGQRMKSISLSLGLINAQHRQPLSTLVAQAQEANLILIASSPPDRSDVLPATLPGVIGVAADESCAWDEYRALTDSPVPFRAHPYPRPLPGPAQTQNFYGHSFASAHIAAALALRAERHPDLTPEAARTYLQQMSR